In a genomic window of Streptomyces roseoviridis:
- a CDS encoding amino acid adenylation domain-containing protein produces MQCETLGTTPDLIAAFTEAALRNPERAALVHEGRILTYRRLYELVDGLAGRIGRLGQRPGTIAVPATHTPETVVALLGVLAAGGVYCPVDPAFPPSRQQDMTSAAGCRAVLGTATALAAGLGLPVVDFPGEAAAQPASTTATGGPGQHVDPEAPAYVLFTSGSTGRPKPVVTPRRAISASVRSLRDLFALTEEDRVLQFASLNWDTSLEEILPTLTTGAALVFDREAHSGSFPRFLRMVERERVTVLDLPTAFWHELVLHLAEEGTALPGSIRLVVIGGEAVSPARLADWSRLDTSRIRLVNTYGCTETTLITHAVDLHGPGAPAPGWDWDGGARAPIGRALPHVVEDIGDRDELLIGGPATALGYLGMPRATEEAYAVVGGERRFRTGDRVGRTPDGLLTHEGRLDDELKIRGIRVDPGEVEAHLAGHPAVNAVAVTGATTAGRAALVAYVVPRPDTRTRDLGTELRSYLHERVPAHLVPSRITLVPQLLLTTSGKVDRKASHQRYATVNRSKETVDER; encoded by the coding sequence ATGCAGTGCGAGACCCTGGGAACCACCCCGGACCTCATCGCGGCCTTCACGGAAGCCGCTCTTCGCAACCCGGAGCGCGCGGCACTCGTCCACGAAGGGCGGATCCTCACCTACCGTCGGCTGTACGAGCTCGTGGACGGCCTCGCGGGGCGGATCGGCCGGCTCGGGCAGCGGCCCGGAACCATCGCCGTGCCCGCGACGCACACCCCGGAGACCGTCGTCGCGCTGCTCGGCGTACTGGCGGCCGGCGGGGTCTACTGCCCCGTCGATCCGGCCTTTCCGCCGTCACGGCAGCAGGACATGACGTCCGCCGCCGGCTGCCGGGCCGTCCTCGGTACCGCCACGGCCCTCGCCGCCGGACTCGGTCTGCCGGTCGTCGACTTCCCCGGCGAAGCGGCCGCACAGCCGGCTTCGACGACGGCGACCGGTGGCCCCGGGCAGCACGTGGATCCCGAAGCACCCGCGTACGTCCTCTTCACCTCGGGCTCCACGGGCCGCCCCAAGCCGGTCGTGACACCGCGCCGGGCGATCTCGGCCTCCGTGCGCTCGCTCCGCGACCTCTTCGCCCTGACCGAAGAGGACCGGGTGCTCCAGTTCGCCTCGCTCAACTGGGACACCTCGCTGGAGGAGATCCTCCCGACGCTGACCACGGGAGCCGCCCTGGTCTTCGACCGCGAGGCGCACTCCGGATCCTTCCCGCGCTTCCTGCGGATGGTGGAGCGCGAACGCGTCACCGTGCTCGACCTGCCCACCGCCTTCTGGCACGAACTGGTGCTCCACCTCGCCGAGGAGGGCACGGCCCTTCCCGGCAGCATCCGGCTGGTGGTCATCGGCGGGGAGGCCGTCAGCCCCGCCCGGCTGGCCGACTGGAGCCGCCTCGACACGAGCCGGATCCGCCTGGTCAACACCTACGGTTGCACCGAGACCACCCTGATCACCCACGCCGTCGACCTGCACGGACCTGGCGCCCCGGCCCCCGGCTGGGACTGGGACGGCGGCGCCAGGGCGCCGATCGGACGGGCCCTGCCCCACGTCGTGGAGGACATCGGCGACCGGGACGAGCTGCTGATCGGCGGCCCCGCGACGGCCCTCGGCTACCTCGGGATGCCCCGTGCCACCGAGGAGGCGTACGCGGTCGTGGGCGGCGAACGCCGGTTCCGCACCGGGGACCGGGTCGGCCGGACGCCCGACGGCCTCCTCACCCACGAGGGCCGGCTCGACGACGAGCTCAAGATCCGGGGCATCCGCGTCGACCCGGGAGAGGTGGAGGCGCACCTCGCCGGCCACCCCGCGGTGAACGCGGTGGCCGTCACCGGCGCCACCACCGCCGGCCGCGCCGCCCTGGTCGCCTATGTGGTGCCCCGGCCGGACACCCGGACGCGGGACCTCGGCACCGAACTGCGCTCCTATCTGCACGAGCGGGTGCCCGCCCACCTCGTGCCGAGCCGGATCACTCTCGTCCCCCAGCTCCTGCTGACCACGAGCGGCAAGGTCGACAGGAAAGCCTCGCACCAGCGATACGCAACCGTGAACAGGTCAAAGGAGACCGTTGATGAGCGTTGA
- a CDS encoding acyl carrier protein, whose protein sequence is MSVDTTASAAGEPPTGPGAPTGSRAGADTEGVVAMFRRVLETEDVAADSDFFLLGGDSLVATRVLSAVARTHGVELTFEDFVGAPTPRRLAEKIAAAR, encoded by the coding sequence ATGAGCGTTGACACCACTGCCTCCGCCGCCGGCGAACCGCCGACCGGCCCAGGCGCCCCCACCGGCTCCCGCGCCGGTGCCGACACCGAGGGCGTGGTGGCGATGTTCCGGCGCGTCCTGGAGACCGAGGACGTCGCGGCGGACTCCGACTTCTTCCTCCTCGGCGGCGACTCGCTGGTCGCCACCCGGGTGCTCAGCGCCGTCGCCCGCACCCACGGCGTGGAACTGACCTTCGAGGACTTCGTCGGCGCCCCGACTCCCAGACGGCTCGCCGAGAAGATCGCGGCCGCCCGGTGA
- a CDS encoding flavin monoamine oxidase family protein: protein MTARDASPATGASPRTGGVRSAVVVGAGFAGLTAATELAVGGVDVTVLEARDQVGGRARGIQVCADGWVDAGAAYLGDRHTELHALLAALDLKTTPTTMRGASRFALGAEETTRDGRFPPLNAVALGDLFERLDELTAAVRPDAPWLTPGAEELDALTAGAWAERHLAHPDARLFFPLFLGEMMAADPARVSMLHVAFYLRSGGGLRYLNAFEGGAQQDRVDRGAHQVCERLAARLGPRVRLREPVHAVHQDDDGVTVHSTGGAHRADVAVMALPPLLADAVDHRPEPPARRASDRTARGCAVKVHLVYPAPVWREHGLSGWSVNAEGPLLSTVDDSPAGADVGVLTGFVTGAEAHRFAELDPRAQRSAALRQAARLFPMLPEPVGFHVTDWVNEPYSKGCYASLFGPGDWMRHGPTLTAPHGRVHWAGTETSTEFFGLLEGAVRSGRRAAAEILARP from the coding sequence GTGACGGCCCGCGACGCCTCCCCGGCCACCGGCGCCTCCCCGCGCACCGGCGGCGTCAGGAGCGCCGTGGTCGTCGGTGCCGGGTTCGCCGGACTGACGGCCGCGACCGAACTGGCCGTCGGCGGGGTCGACGTGACCGTGCTGGAGGCCCGCGACCAGGTGGGCGGCAGGGCCCGCGGGATCCAGGTCTGTGCCGACGGCTGGGTGGACGCGGGCGCCGCCTACCTGGGGGACCGCCACACGGAGCTCCACGCGCTGCTGGCCGCCCTCGACCTCAAGACCACGCCCACCACCATGCGCGGAGCCAGCCGCTTCGCCCTCGGGGCCGAGGAGACCACCCGCGACGGCCGGTTCCCCCCGCTCAACGCCGTGGCGCTCGGCGACCTCTTCGAGCGGCTCGACGAACTCACCGCGGCCGTGCGGCCCGACGCCCCCTGGCTCACCCCCGGTGCCGAGGAGCTGGACGCCCTCACCGCCGGGGCATGGGCCGAACGCCACCTCGCCCATCCCGACGCCCGGCTCTTCTTCCCGCTGTTCCTGGGCGAGATGATGGCAGCCGACCCGGCCCGGGTGTCCATGCTCCACGTCGCCTTCTACCTGCGGTCGGGCGGCGGGCTGCGCTACCTCAACGCCTTCGAGGGCGGCGCCCAGCAGGACCGCGTCGACCGAGGGGCCCACCAGGTGTGCGAGCGGCTGGCCGCGCGCCTGGGGCCCCGGGTGCGGCTTCGGGAGCCGGTCCACGCCGTGCACCAGGACGACGACGGCGTCACGGTCCACAGCACGGGCGGGGCACACCGGGCCGACGTCGCCGTCATGGCCCTGCCGCCCCTCCTCGCCGACGCCGTCGACCACCGGCCCGAGCCGCCCGCCCGCCGGGCGAGCGACCGCACCGCGCGGGGCTGCGCGGTCAAGGTCCACCTGGTGTACCCGGCACCCGTCTGGCGGGAGCACGGCCTCTCGGGCTGGTCGGTGAACGCCGAAGGGCCGCTGCTGTCCACCGTCGACGACTCGCCGGCCGGAGCGGACGTCGGCGTCCTCACCGGCTTCGTCACGGGCGCCGAGGCCCATCGCTTCGCGGAGCTCGATCCGCGCGCACAGCGCTCGGCGGCGCTCCGGCAGGCCGCCCGGCTCTTCCCGATGCTCCCCGAACCCGTCGGCTTCCACGTGACGGACTGGGTCAACGAGCCCTACAGCAAGGGCTGTTACGCATCCCTCTTCGGCCCCGGCGACTGGATGCGGCACGGCCCCACCCTGACCGCACCGCACGGGCGCGTGCACTGGGCCGGCACGGAGACCAGCACCGAGTTCTTCGGACTCCTGGAGGGAGCCGTCCGCTCCGGCCGCCGGGCGGCGGCCGAGATCCTCGCCCGCCCCTGA
- a CDS encoding class I adenylate-forming enzyme family protein, which translates to MSDHTSIAPLEARQRLMAEPTLGAGNFLDHAIAVNPHRAVPYAYTHRVDHRGAVELRGHSLLDLAALRDRYAKWYWANGVRPGDPVGVVVGEGMEPLLHFLALSALGAVPALVNDAMRHEVMVRYLNHVGAVGVVADDPTRLAAAYRETPHRRPGFIAMAAELHVFDAGSAELPEVYPYRHAADDVVALIHSSGTTGTPKSTKLAHRQFWEGKQPRMVRFPAEDYDRLMSLMPHTHAGGLSYFLTATLLGLPTVVMSDWRRTVVEPVMEAFQPTMVASFPRTFVELATGELPVEGAAKVHSWFNTGDSAHYGHIRRLVQLGERPAGLIRPWLLPREKEEQPALPGSQFVDGLGSSEMGMALFGQMTTPETERDDRCVGKPLDVVEKAAVLDENGEEVPDGTVGMLGVITPSRTPGYWNDDRLTRTFELNGYWLTGDVARRDAEGRFYHLDRTVDVIDTADGPAYSLPIEEVLLADCAALVQDCSVVGVPAGPGRGQLPLAVVRLQAEAAGSTAEEVREAANKALAAAGLTPLAAVSIARTPEDFPLGPTGKVLKRELRTRFATALTGR; encoded by the coding sequence ATGAGCGACCACACGTCCATCGCCCCTCTCGAAGCCAGACAGCGTCTGATGGCCGAGCCCACGCTCGGAGCCGGCAACTTCCTCGACCACGCCATCGCCGTCAACCCGCACCGCGCCGTCCCGTACGCGTACACCCACCGCGTCGACCACCGGGGCGCCGTCGAACTGCGCGGCCACAGCCTGCTCGACCTCGCCGCCCTTCGCGACCGCTACGCGAAGTGGTACTGGGCCAACGGCGTCCGGCCCGGCGACCCGGTCGGCGTGGTGGTCGGCGAGGGCATGGAGCCCCTGCTGCACTTCCTCGCGCTCTCCGCGCTGGGAGCCGTCCCCGCCCTCGTCAACGACGCCATGCGGCACGAGGTGATGGTGCGCTACCTGAACCACGTCGGCGCCGTCGGCGTGGTCGCGGACGACCCCACCCGCCTCGCCGCCGCCTACCGCGAGACCCCGCACCGCCGGCCCGGCTTCATCGCCATGGCCGCCGAACTCCACGTCTTCGACGCCGGGTCGGCCGAGCTCCCCGAGGTCTATCCGTACCGGCACGCCGCCGACGACGTGGTCGCGCTCATCCACTCCTCCGGGACCACCGGCACACCGAAGTCCACCAAGCTGGCGCACCGCCAGTTCTGGGAGGGCAAGCAGCCGCGCATGGTGCGCTTCCCCGCCGAGGACTACGACCGGCTGATGTCGCTGATGCCGCACACCCACGCGGGCGGCCTCAGCTACTTCCTCACCGCCACCCTGCTCGGCCTGCCGACCGTGGTCATGTCCGACTGGCGGCGCACCGTCGTCGAGCCGGTGATGGAGGCGTTCCAGCCCACCATGGTCGCCTCCTTCCCCCGCACCTTCGTGGAACTGGCCACCGGAGAACTCCCGGTCGAGGGCGCCGCGAAGGTGCACTCATGGTTCAACACCGGCGACAGCGCCCACTACGGACACATCCGCCGGCTCGTGCAGCTCGGCGAGCGGCCGGCAGGGCTGATCAGGCCCTGGCTGCTGCCCCGGGAGAAGGAGGAGCAGCCGGCCCTGCCCGGCTCGCAGTTCGTCGACGGCCTCGGCTCCTCCGAGATGGGCATGGCCCTGTTCGGGCAGATGACCACACCGGAGACCGAGCGCGACGACCGCTGCGTCGGCAAGCCCCTCGACGTGGTCGAGAAGGCCGCCGTGCTCGACGAGAACGGCGAGGAGGTCCCCGACGGCACGGTCGGGATGCTCGGGGTGATCACGCCCTCGCGGACCCCCGGTTACTGGAACGACGACCGGCTCACCCGCACGTTCGAACTGAACGGCTACTGGCTCACCGGCGACGTGGCCCGCCGCGACGCCGAGGGCAGGTTCTACCACCTCGACCGGACGGTGGACGTCATCGACACCGCGGACGGGCCGGCGTACAGCCTCCCCATCGAAGAGGTCCTCCTCGCCGACTGCGCCGCGCTGGTGCAGGACTGCTCGGTGGTCGGCGTCCCCGCCGGCCCGGGGCGCGGACAGCTGCCGCTCGCCGTCGTCCGCCTGCAGGCCGAGGCCGCCGGGAGCACGGCGGAGGAGGTGCGCGAGGCCGCCAACAAGGCCCTCGCCGCCGCCGGTCTGACCCCGCTGGCCGCGGTGAGCATCGCGCGCACGCCGGAGGACTTCCCGCTCGGCCCCACCGGCAAGGTCCTCAAGCGAGAGCTCCGGACCCGCTTCGCCACGGCCCTGACCGGCCGGTAG
- a CDS encoding lysine 2,3-aminomutase, producing MIRQPYQYARSPLTEPDWRRLPGWRRVTEREWRDAQWQRAHCVKNPRQLKAVTGGLLTDRFFTDLAADQAQFATMAMLLTPQMLNTMAPRAALEPEAFTEAFLADPVRRYMLPVRSDRHPTWPSHPKAGRDSLHEADMWVVEGLTHRYPNKVLAELVATCPQYCGHCTRMDLVGTSTPQITKARLALRPRDRQEQMLDYLKRTPAVRDVVVSGGDVANVPWPQLEAFLMRLLDLGSVRDIRLASKAVVGLPQHWLRPEVTEGVGRVAAVAARRAVNLAVHTHANHAQSVTPLVAEATRALLDAGVRDVRNQGVLMRGVNATPEDLLDLCFALQGEAGILPYYFYLCDVVPHAEHWRTPLHQAQRLQEAIMGYLPGYATPRIVCDVPHVGKRWVHQAVAYDRERGISYWTKNYRTELEVRQSPDADLTAALARRHPYYDPLDTLPESGRRWWAERAPAQDGPAGVPHPRPAAPPEDTA from the coding sequence ATGATCCGGCAGCCGTACCAGTACGCGCGGAGCCCGCTGACCGAGCCGGACTGGCGCCGGCTGCCGGGCTGGCGCCGTGTCACGGAGCGCGAATGGCGCGACGCCCAGTGGCAGCGCGCCCACTGCGTGAAGAACCCCCGCCAGCTCAAGGCCGTCACCGGCGGCCTGCTCACCGACCGCTTCTTCACCGACCTCGCCGCCGACCAGGCGCAGTTCGCCACCATGGCGATGCTGCTCACCCCGCAGATGCTCAACACCATGGCGCCCCGGGCCGCCCTCGAACCCGAGGCGTTCACCGAGGCGTTCCTCGCCGACCCGGTCCGTCGGTACATGCTGCCGGTGCGCTCGGACCGGCACCCGACGTGGCCGAGCCACCCCAAGGCGGGACGGGACTCGCTGCACGAAGCCGACATGTGGGTGGTGGAGGGCCTCACCCACCGCTATCCGAACAAGGTCCTGGCCGAACTGGTCGCCACCTGCCCGCAGTACTGCGGGCACTGCACCAGGATGGACCTGGTCGGCACCTCCACCCCCCAGATCACCAAGGCCCGGCTCGCGCTCCGCCCCCGCGACCGGCAGGAGCAGATGCTGGACTACCTCAAGCGCACCCCGGCCGTGCGCGACGTGGTGGTGTCCGGCGGAGACGTCGCCAACGTGCCCTGGCCGCAGCTGGAGGCCTTCCTCATGCGGCTCCTCGACCTGGGGTCGGTACGGGACATCCGCCTGGCCAGCAAGGCCGTCGTCGGCCTGCCCCAGCACTGGCTGCGGCCCGAGGTGACCGAGGGGGTGGGGCGGGTCGCCGCCGTCGCCGCGCGGCGCGCGGTCAACCTGGCGGTGCACACCCACGCCAACCACGCGCAGTCCGTCACCCCGCTGGTCGCCGAGGCCACCCGCGCCCTCCTCGACGCGGGCGTCCGGGACGTCCGCAACCAGGGGGTGCTGATGCGCGGCGTCAACGCCACCCCCGAGGACCTGCTGGACCTGTGCTTCGCCCTCCAGGGCGAGGCGGGCATCCTCCCGTACTACTTCTACCTCTGCGACGTCGTCCCGCACGCCGAGCACTGGCGGACCCCCCTCCACCAGGCCCAGCGGCTCCAGGAGGCGATCATGGGCTACCTCCCCGGCTACGCCACCCCGCGGATCGTGTGCGACGTACCGCACGTCGGCAAGCGCTGGGTGCACCAGGCCGTCGCGTACGACCGCGAACGCGGCATCTCGTACTGGACGAAGAACTACCGCACCGAGCTCGAGGTCCGGCAGTCGCCCGACGCGGACCTCACCGCTGCGCTGGCCCGCCGCCACCCGTACTACGACCCGCTGGACACCCTTCCGGAGTCCGGCCGCCGCTGGTGGGCGGAGCGAGCCCCCGCCCAGGACGGACCGGCCGGCGTCCCGCACCCCCGCCCCGCCGCACCCCCCGAGGACACCGCGTGA
- a CDS encoding phenylacetate--CoA ligase family protein: MFSLTPEAAEPRLAVARGTLERLRQVPELALRYRDCPDPGTLDGIAALPPLLKDDLNLALAHLRPRAEHGATWLFQSGGSTGAPKLGHAPTGFYMSGVHAHWQPLDRDDVFVNAWGAGRMWGAHFLAAALADLSGCQVIAVGSVAQDEYAEWLAFFKTREVTAIGGTPSVLRLWFAHARAAGLELPHLRKVLWLGEAWQPQLEEDMAAVAPAARRWGMFGSTETWVVGTNTPDCPADLFHTLPDQLVHVGEDQLLDFTTLNPEMLNPVLRYRTGDAGRLEPCPCGRPGRAMRVLGRRDSVVQVRGLGLHVDEVITRVEREPGVSRAQVVITEAGGRAAGVDVLLLTAPGADVDAERLRKEILSGTFTLSTAFQHDPENFRVRPVTELISNDRTGKTAHLVVREGR, encoded by the coding sequence ATGTTCTCGCTCACCCCCGAGGCGGCCGAGCCGCGGCTCGCGGTCGCCCGCGGAACACTGGAACGCCTGCGGCAGGTGCCGGAGCTGGCCCTCCGCTACCGCGACTGCCCGGACCCCGGCACCCTCGACGGCATCGCCGCGCTCCCGCCGCTGCTCAAGGACGACCTCAACCTGGCCCTCGCACACCTGCGGCCGCGCGCCGAGCACGGCGCCACCTGGCTCTTCCAGAGCGGCGGCAGCACCGGCGCCCCCAAACTCGGCCACGCCCCCACCGGCTTCTACATGTCCGGCGTCCACGCCCACTGGCAGCCGCTCGACCGCGACGACGTCTTCGTCAACGCCTGGGGCGCCGGCCGCATGTGGGGCGCCCACTTCCTGGCGGCCGCCCTGGCCGACCTGTCCGGCTGCCAGGTCATCGCGGTCGGCTCCGTCGCCCAGGACGAGTACGCCGAGTGGCTGGCCTTCTTCAAGACGCGCGAGGTGACGGCGATCGGCGGCACACCGAGCGTGCTGCGCCTCTGGTTCGCCCACGCCCGCGCCGCCGGCCTGGAACTGCCGCACCTGCGCAAGGTGCTCTGGCTCGGCGAGGCATGGCAGCCGCAGCTGGAGGAGGACATGGCCGCCGTCGCGCCGGCGGCACGGCGCTGGGGCATGTTCGGCAGCACCGAGACCTGGGTGGTCGGCACCAACACGCCCGACTGCCCCGCGGACCTCTTCCACACCCTGCCCGACCAGCTGGTCCACGTGGGCGAGGACCAGCTCCTGGACTTCACCACCCTCAACCCCGAGATGCTCAACCCGGTGCTGCGCTACCGCACCGGCGACGCGGGACGGCTGGAGCCCTGCCCCTGCGGCCGGCCCGGACGCGCCATGCGGGTGCTCGGCCGCCGCGACAGCGTGGTCCAGGTCCGGGGCCTCGGCCTGCACGTCGACGAGGTCATCACCCGCGTCGAACGGGAGCCGGGCGTCTCGCGCGCCCAGGTGGTGATCACCGAAGCCGGCGGACGCGCCGCCGGCGTGGACGTGCTGCTGCTCACCGCCCCCGGCGCGGACGTCGACGCCGAGCGGCTGCGCAAGGAGATCCTGTCCGGGACCTTCACCCTCAGCACGGCCTTCCAACACGATCCGGAGAACTTCCGCGTGCGCCCCGTCACGGAGCTGATCAGCAACGACCGGACCGGGAAGACCGCCCACCTCGTGGTGCGGGAGGGACGGTGA
- a CDS encoding MFS transporter, producing MRSWRPVSLGPEFNRFWIGQSVSTVGDRITVFVVPTLMIFVLDASAFQVGIVAMAQYLGIPLLGPLAGMLVDRWDNRRTLLVCDGARLAAVAVIPLAYWQGWLSTPLLFACVAVISGATIFFTVGYLVAVPAVVPKEHLVRAYSRLEGSRSVSEVSGPSLAAGLYGALGVAALIVDAASYLVSALCLRSMRPWGERTVVEGSVWQRLTSGFRLNWADPVLRRVVVAAVTLNCGGPVFVTVLPILAYQGLGVSVGVFGAAMSVAAVGALVGAAVAPKAGERLGTGRMLAWSLLLHCLVGLGVLAAPALPAGAVIAVTMGCYGFFMSCINVCSAPIRQSRMSAHHQGVMHAAFRTATWGVIPLAALAGGLAVSLLTGPLGILDAARVTMAGGTLLAACSFLPALRIQRLMDAAERPKPPEADGGTAAPALAEGTS from the coding sequence GTGAGGTCCTGGCGGCCGGTGTCCCTCGGCCCCGAGTTCAACCGCTTCTGGATCGGCCAGTCGGTCAGCACCGTCGGCGACCGCATCACCGTCTTCGTCGTGCCGACCCTGATGATCTTCGTCCTGGACGCCTCCGCCTTCCAGGTCGGCATCGTGGCCATGGCCCAGTACCTGGGCATCCCGCTGCTCGGCCCGCTCGCCGGCATGCTGGTCGACCGGTGGGACAACCGCCGCACCCTGCTCGTCTGCGACGGCGCCCGGCTGGCGGCGGTCGCGGTCATCCCCCTGGCGTACTGGCAGGGCTGGCTGTCGACCCCGCTGCTGTTCGCCTGCGTGGCCGTGATCAGCGGCGCCACCATCTTCTTCACCGTCGGCTACCTGGTCGCCGTGCCCGCCGTCGTACCCAAGGAGCACCTGGTACGCGCCTACTCCCGGCTGGAAGGCAGCCGCTCGGTCTCCGAGGTCTCCGGCCCCTCCCTGGCGGCCGGCCTCTACGGCGCGCTCGGCGTGGCCGCGCTGATCGTCGACGCCGCCAGCTACCTCGTCTCCGCCCTGTGCCTGCGGTCCATGCGGCCCTGGGGCGAGCGGACCGTCGTCGAGGGATCGGTCTGGCAGCGGCTGACGTCCGGCTTCCGGCTGAACTGGGCCGACCCGGTGCTGCGCCGCGTGGTGGTGGCGGCCGTGACGCTCAACTGCGGCGGACCCGTCTTCGTCACCGTGCTCCCCATCCTCGCCTACCAGGGACTCGGCGTCTCGGTCGGAGTCTTCGGCGCCGCCATGTCCGTGGCGGCGGTGGGCGCCCTGGTCGGCGCGGCCGTCGCGCCGAAGGCCGGCGAACGGCTCGGGACCGGCCGGATGCTGGCCTGGTCGCTGCTGCTGCACTGCCTGGTGGGCCTCGGCGTGCTGGCGGCACCCGCCCTCCCGGCCGGCGCGGTGATCGCCGTGACCATGGGCTGCTACGGCTTCTTCATGTCCTGCATCAACGTGTGCAGCGCCCCCATCCGGCAGTCCCGGATGTCCGCGCACCACCAGGGCGTGATGCACGCGGCCTTCCGGACCGCCACCTGGGGCGTGATCCCGCTGGCCGCCCTGGCCGGCGGCCTCGCGGTCAGCCTCCTGACCGGTCCGCTCGGCATCCTGGACGCGGCCCGCGTCACCATGGCCGGCGGCACGCTCCTCGCCGCCTGCTCCTTCCTGCCGGCGCTGCGGATCCAGCGCCTGATGGACGCGGCCGAGCGGCCGAAGCCACCGGAGGCGGACGGCGGAACCGCCGCACCGGCCCTCGCCGAGGGCACCTCGTGA
- a CDS encoding SDR family NAD(P)-dependent oxidoreductase, which yields MTGTSSGIGLATAVAAARAGFATVATLRDPARAGALREAADRADVALDVRGLDVTDPDSVAHCVDAVQQTYGRLDAVVNNAGVSNFDPTLEMSTTEALRANLEVNFFGVVEVSRAAMPLLRASRGRLLTIGSVHGIVGQPFNEAYCAAKFAVEGFMESLAPVAEAHGVKVSVVVPGFVRGTRFGIFPDINRKTIEAASGPYAGTFADYIHWVTHQGWEGAGQDAADVADVVIRTLLAERPAFRVPTDAWAAAYLENKLTDRDGSVVRELARTWIGRGPEPDDTEQER from the coding sequence GTGACCGGGACCTCCTCCGGCATCGGTCTCGCCACGGCTGTCGCCGCCGCCAGGGCCGGCTTCGCCACGGTCGCCACCCTGCGCGATCCCGCCCGGGCCGGAGCCCTGCGGGAGGCGGCGGACCGGGCCGACGTCGCGCTGGACGTCCGCGGGCTCGACGTCACCGACCCGGACTCCGTCGCCCACTGCGTCGACGCCGTACAGCAGACGTACGGGCGGCTCGACGCCGTGGTCAACAACGCCGGCGTCTCCAACTTCGACCCCACCCTGGAGATGTCCACCACCGAGGCCCTGCGGGCCAACCTGGAGGTGAACTTCTTCGGCGTGGTCGAGGTGAGCCGGGCCGCGATGCCCCTGCTCCGCGCCTCCCGCGGCCGCCTCCTCACCATCGGCAGCGTCCACGGGATCGTCGGCCAGCCCTTCAACGAGGCATACTGCGCCGCGAAGTTCGCCGTCGAGGGGTTCATGGAGAGCCTGGCCCCGGTCGCGGAGGCGCACGGCGTGAAGGTGTCCGTGGTGGTCCCCGGCTTCGTCCGGGGCACCCGGTTCGGGATCTTCCCCGACATCAACCGCAAGACCATCGAGGCCGCCTCCGGCCCCTATGCCGGCACCTTCGCCGACTACATCCACTGGGTCACCCACCAGGGGTGGGAGGGCGCCGGGCAGGACGCGGCCGACGTGGCGGACGTCGTGATACGGACCCTGCTCGCCGAGCGGCCGGCCTTCCGCGTCCCCACCGACGCCTGGGCCGCCGCCTACCTGGAGAACAAGCTGACCGACCGCGACGGGTCCGTCGTGCGGGAACTCGCCCGCACCTGGATCGGACGCGGGCCGGAACCCGACGACACAGAGCAGGAGAGGTAG